The following proteins are co-located in the Heliorestis convoluta genome:
- a CDS encoding ABC transporter ATP-binding protein: MTVLLIYLTSFTGQVRSPQYEYRSTKATTMEIIKKLNDLLDRQEKKKYILLFLLMLMAAALEVFGLSMIIPFISLVINPAYMEEQPLVYQLYALLRFESYQAFLVTTTFALLSIFIFKNFFLYSMYSFKYRLTNDQQALIASRLYSTYLKRPYAFYLDRNSAELLRNTNEEVGLAFTRVVQPFLILATETLVLLAIAIFLLTIEPVITATAMVVLGGFVLLFFTFQRKKMIQLAQKQRTLRKEKVKWLKQGFEGGKEIKVNGKEKFFIEAFQNQAMPFAQINRYFQVIREVPKLFIESLVVVTILLITAMVILQGDTSQSLLPTLALYSMAAFRLMPSIQKIAGSMTQIKNGMPSLETIHSELLELEDEKSEREHELPSAKAIKGSSNKFHQAIEVKDIYYRYPNVKEYNLQKVSLTIPIGQSVAFVGPSGAGKTTLVDIILGLLQPEKGQVTIDGMDIYQNLRRWQQKIGYIPQSIYLSDDTIRNNVAFGYDGDQIADEAVWQALDAAQLKSFVEKQPQGLDTLVGERGVRLSGGQRQRIGIARALYHNPEILFLDEATSSLDQETEKGVMEAIEGLRGEKTLIIIAHRLSTIEHCDLVYEIRDGQLVEF; encoded by the coding sequence GTGACTGTGCTGCTTATTTACCTTACGTCCTTTACAGGGCAAGTGAGAAGCCCACAATATGAATATAGGAGTACGAAAGCAACGACCATGGAAATCATAAAAAAACTGAACGATTTATTAGATAGACAAGAAAAAAAGAAATACATCCTCTTATTTCTGCTTATGCTTATGGCTGCAGCACTGGAGGTTTTTGGACTTAGCATGATCATTCCTTTTATCAGTCTCGTCATCAATCCTGCCTATATGGAAGAACAGCCTTTGGTATATCAGCTTTATGCACTTTTGCGTTTTGAATCTTACCAAGCCTTTTTAGTTACGACTACCTTCGCTTTGTTAAGCATTTTTATCTTCAAAAACTTTTTTCTCTATTCTATGTACTCTTTTAAATATCGCTTGACCAACGATCAGCAAGCCCTTATCGCCAGCCGCTTGTATAGCACCTACCTCAAGCGACCTTATGCTTTTTACTTAGATCGAAACTCAGCCGAGTTATTACGCAATACGAATGAGGAAGTAGGCTTGGCTTTTACAAGAGTCGTACAACCTTTTCTGATTCTTGCCACAGAAACACTGGTCTTACTGGCCATTGCCATTTTTTTGCTTACCATCGAACCGGTCATCACTGCGACTGCCATGGTCGTGCTTGGCGGCTTTGTCTTGCTTTTCTTTACCTTTCAACGTAAGAAAATGATTCAATTGGCTCAAAAACAACGGACTTTGCGGAAAGAAAAAGTAAAGTGGCTCAAGCAAGGCTTTGAAGGAGGCAAAGAAATCAAAGTAAATGGCAAAGAAAAGTTTTTTATTGAAGCATTCCAGAACCAGGCTATGCCTTTTGCACAGATCAACCGTTATTTTCAAGTGATTCGAGAAGTGCCTAAACTATTTATTGAGTCTCTTGTTGTAGTCACCATCTTGCTGATTACGGCTATGGTCATTCTGCAAGGTGATACTTCGCAAAGCCTCTTACCGACGTTAGCGCTCTATAGCATGGCCGCTTTTCGGCTTATGCCGTCGATCCAAAAAATTGCCGGTTCTATGACACAAATAAAAAACGGCATGCCTTCATTAGAAACAATACACAGTGAGCTTTTGGAGTTAGAAGATGAGAAAAGCGAAAGGGAGCATGAGTTACCTAGCGCCAAAGCCATAAAGGGCTCTAGCAATAAATTTCACCAGGCCATTGAAGTAAAAGATATTTACTACCGCTATCCCAATGTAAAGGAATATAACCTTCAAAAGGTGAGTCTGACCATTCCCATTGGCCAATCGGTGGCTTTTGTCGGTCCGTCGGGTGCTGGAAAAACAACACTTGTAGATATCATTCTAGGTCTACTCCAACCTGAAAAAGGTCAAGTTACCATTGATGGAATGGATATCTATCAAAATCTAAGACGATGGCAACAAAAGATTGGCTACATACCGCAGTCTATCTATCTTTCTGATGACACAATTCGTAACAATGTTGCTTTTGGCTATGATGGGGATCAAATTGCTGATGAAGCTGTATGGCAAGCTTTAGATGCCGCCCAGCTAAAAAGCTTTGTGGAAAAACAACCACAGGGGCTGGACACCTTAGTCGGTGAAAGAGGTGTGCGTTTATCAGGTGGGCAGCGACAGCGTATCGGTATTGCCAGAGCGCTTTATCACAATCCAGAGATTCTTTTTCTCGATGAAGCGACTTCTTCTTTGGATCAGGAGACAGAAAAAGGCGTCATGGAAGCCATTGAAGGGTTGCGAGGAGAAAAAACCTTGATCATCATTGCCCACCGCTTGAGTACCATTGAGCATTGTGACCTTGTCTATGAGATTCGGGATGGTCAGTTGGTGGAATTCTAA
- a CDS encoding class I SAM-dependent methyltransferase → MSTFVCPWWMGYLLLNPFRKLIHDPHKILGKQVKHGMKAMDVGCAMGYFSLPMAKMVGDQGKVICIDLQDKMLERLVKRATKEDLLHRIETRVCSYDSLKVSDMKEEIDFVLAFAMIHEVKDKERLYKELYEVLKPKGTLLVVEPKGHVSEKDFAYSMTLCEESGFTLMERPVIGKSNGALFQKGIAFNQK, encoded by the coding sequence ATGTCTACGTTCGTATGTCCTTGGTGGATGGGGTATTTACTACTGAATCCTTTTCGAAAACTAATTCACGATCCTCACAAAATTCTAGGCAAACAGGTAAAGCACGGGATGAAAGCAATGGATGTAGGATGCGCAATGGGATACTTTAGTTTGCCTATGGCAAAGATGGTCGGAGATCAAGGCAAGGTTATTTGCATTGATCTTCAGGATAAAATGCTCGAAAGACTGGTTAAAAGGGCTACAAAAGAAGATCTACTTCATCGAATCGAGACCCGAGTTTGCAGTTATGACTCCTTAAAAGTAAGCGATATGAAAGAAGAGATCGATTTTGTCTTGGCTTTTGCAATGATTCATGAAGTTAAGGATAAGGAGCGCCTATATAAAGAGCTTTACGAAGTGTTAAAACCAAAGGGCACTTTGCTGGTCGTTGAACCCAAAGGACATGTGAGCGAAAAAGACTTTGCTTATAGCATGACTCTATGTGAAGAAAGCGGCTTTACACTGATGGAGCGTCCGGTTATTGGGAAAAGTAATGGTGCCTTGTTTCAGAAAGGTATCGCCTTTAATCAAAAGTAG
- a CDS encoding cache domain-containing protein gives MTSVQSIKANPYFELFFVQGTDGMQTARSSGELGDRANRWWFKKIMDGPDKPFVSKSYYSISGNMAVSSVIMPIYRDNELVGIFGSDLKLESLQELVDRTIEGQERYAYIIDGEGYVVAQEIKKLAEQTSEATKEITDLIVATQTNVKKVVSMISESSQQMEQGFHFCFNHDIREGNCVFKQA, from the coding sequence TTGACATCGGTTCAAAGCATAAAAGCCAATCCTTATTTTGAGCTCTTTTTTGTTCAGGGAACGGACGGCATGCAGACAGCTCGTAGCAGTGGAGAACTTGGCGATCGTGCAAACCGTTGGTGGTTTAAGAAGATCATGGATGGGCCAGACAAACCTTTTGTTAGCAAATCCTACTACTCCATAAGCGGAAATATGGCTGTATCGTCCGTTATTATGCCTATCTATCGGGACAACGAACTTGTCGGGATTTTTGGCAGCGATTTAAAACTAGAGTCTCTTCAGGAGTTGGTGGATCGTACAATTGAAGGGCAGGAGCGGTATGCCTATATCATTGACGGTGAGGGATATGTCGTCGCCCAGGAAATTAAGAAGCTGGCCGAGCAAACGTCTGAGGCGACGAAGGAAATTACAGACCTTATTGTTGCAACCCAGACGAATGTGAAGAAAGTGGTTTCAATGATCAGTGAAAGTTCTCAACAAATGGAACAAGGCTTTCATTTTTGCTTCAATCATGACATTAGAGAAGGCAATTGTGTGTTTAAACAGGCGTAA
- the ppc gene encoding phosphoenolpyruvate carboxylase, with protein MDMNACSMQLQQDLEKLRRVLDQILEHHGGKALLQQIHKIREMTAMLESNNSESLYKALKEEMIQLKPPLRQQVIRAFAIHLRLINIAEEYHLIRKNRELRLHEELESHPDTLESAILTMKEKQISKETIQQVLNRLSFELVITAHPTEASRRTVLDIKKRILSLLQRLDQPMIPAKDLRKLDQSLFNEIAALWQTDELHCQKPTVMDEVRQGLRYFEETLFDILPDVHQDLEKELEALYGRQEVKVPNFLRFGSWIGGDRDGNPNVTSAITSQTLLKQRELVLKKYDKALVELMRRFSHSTNRVEVSNAFQEKVRQEEELYVKDKKKWPVPTEIYRRKFAIMLERLRHIGEPSRGYQSPDQLLEDLLSIRESVQQHHPVEYEKKMLSKIIRQVQLFGFHLLSLDVRNHSGEHEAAITELLQRVAITEKYADLTEHEKIILLQKVLRDPRSLVIVHAEYSEATEEMLNVFRMIRRAHQTFGKRAIEVYLISKTQSVSDILEVLVLAKEAGIYRVLPTGQVESDINVAPLLETIDDLLAGPEMMKTLFSMDIYRQQLQARNHHQEIMLGYSDGSKDGGTLTAHWRLYKAQQEIDRIAKEQAVSVKFFHGRGGTLGRGALPLNKSIMSQPPEILGNSVKITEQGEVLSSRYLQPDIAYLNLEQAATALLKGAITKEQKNWALQAEAWEMAMEKVTRISLKKYQSLVFHNENFLKYFKQATPLMELGELKIGSRPMARKNSTRFEDLRAIPWVFSWTQTRLFFAAWYAAGTGLSSFAEESEANMKLLEEMYEKWPFFRAVIQNLQIALTKADITIATEYKKLVQDKKVADEVFNDIVAEFRRTEEIVKKITKEKCPEHSPNIVDWVERRSSYICPLNFIQVELIKEMREHVEDDDDLFTDVLLTISGIAAGVGNTG; from the coding sequence ATGGATATGAATGCTTGTTCTATGCAGCTACAACAGGACTTAGAAAAGTTAAGACGAGTGCTGGACCAAATACTAGAACACCATGGTGGAAAGGCTTTATTGCAACAGATACATAAAATTAGAGAAATGACAGCAATGTTAGAAAGCAATAACTCTGAAAGCTTATACAAAGCATTAAAAGAGGAAATGATTCAACTAAAGCCTCCGTTACGACAGCAGGTAATTCGTGCTTTTGCGATCCATCTGCGTCTCATCAATATTGCTGAAGAATACCATCTCATTCGTAAAAATCGGGAACTGAGACTCCATGAGGAACTCGAAAGCCATCCTGATACGTTAGAGAGCGCTATTCTTACAATGAAGGAGAAGCAAATCTCTAAAGAAACCATTCAACAAGTATTAAATCGTTTATCATTCGAATTAGTGATTACGGCACATCCGACAGAAGCCTCAAGACGAACGGTGCTAGATATTAAGAAAAGGATTTTATCGCTCCTTCAACGCTTAGATCAACCGATGATACCGGCGAAAGATTTACGAAAATTGGATCAAAGTTTGTTTAACGAAATTGCTGCTTTATGGCAAACTGACGAACTTCATTGCCAAAAACCCACGGTCATGGATGAAGTAAGACAGGGTCTTCGTTATTTTGAAGAAACCTTATTTGATATATTGCCTGATGTTCATCAAGATTTAGAAAAAGAGCTCGAAGCCCTTTACGGGCGACAAGAAGTAAAAGTTCCTAACTTTTTACGTTTTGGTTCCTGGATTGGTGGTGACCGCGATGGAAATCCCAATGTAACCTCTGCCATTACAAGTCAAACTTTGTTAAAACAAAGAGAGCTGGTGCTAAAAAAATACGACAAAGCCTTGGTAGAGTTAATGAGAAGATTCAGTCACTCGACGAACCGTGTAGAGGTTAGCAATGCCTTTCAAGAGAAGGTACGGCAAGAGGAAGAGTTGTATGTAAAGGACAAGAAAAAATGGCCCGTGCCAACGGAAATCTATCGCCGGAAATTCGCCATTATGCTTGAAAGGCTTAGACATATCGGAGAACCCAGCAGGGGTTATCAGTCGCCAGATCAACTGTTAGAAGATTTATTGTCCATTCGGGAAAGTGTACAACAGCATCATCCAGTGGAATATGAAAAGAAAATGTTATCCAAAATCATTCGTCAAGTTCAGTTATTTGGCTTCCACCTTCTTTCGCTCGATGTGCGAAACCATAGCGGTGAGCATGAGGCAGCGATTACAGAATTGCTACAAAGAGTGGCGATCACGGAAAAATATGCAGACCTTACAGAGCATGAAAAGATCATACTATTACAAAAAGTTTTAAGGGATCCCCGATCTTTAGTCATCGTCCATGCCGAATATTCAGAAGCAACAGAAGAAATGTTAAATGTTTTTCGCATGATTCGCAGAGCCCATCAGACCTTTGGGAAACGTGCAATTGAAGTGTATCTGATTAGTAAAACGCAATCGGTTAGCGATATACTTGAAGTCTTAGTACTGGCGAAAGAAGCAGGGATTTATCGCGTCTTGCCAACGGGTCAAGTGGAAAGCGATATCAACGTTGCACCGCTCTTAGAAACGATCGATGATTTACTGGCAGGACCTGAGATGATGAAAACACTTTTTAGCATGGATATATATCGCCAGCAATTGCAAGCGCGCAATCATCACCAAGAAATCATGCTCGGCTATTCTGACGGTAGCAAAGATGGTGGTACCTTAACAGCTCATTGGCGACTCTACAAAGCGCAGCAAGAGATTGATCGAATTGCGAAAGAACAGGCTGTTTCTGTGAAATTTTTCCACGGTCGAGGCGGTACGTTAGGTCGAGGCGCCTTGCCTTTGAATAAAAGCATTATGTCTCAGCCGCCAGAAATCTTAGGAAACAGCGTGAAAATTACAGAACAGGGAGAAGTACTTTCTTCTCGTTATTTGCAACCCGATATTGCTTACTTGAACTTAGAGCAAGCTGCTACAGCCTTATTAAAGGGTGCAATCACAAAAGAGCAAAAAAATTGGGCTTTGCAAGCAGAGGCCTGGGAAATGGCAATGGAAAAAGTAACGAGAATATCCTTGAAAAAATATCAATCCCTCGTTTTCCATAATGAAAACTTTTTAAAATACTTTAAGCAAGCCACTCCATTAATGGAGCTCGGTGAATTAAAGATTGGCTCTCGTCCCATGGCTCGTAAAAACAGCACTCGCTTTGAAGATTTAAGGGCCATTCCCTGGGTTTTTTCTTGGACCCAAACTCGCCTATTTTTCGCTGCCTGGTACGCAGCAGGAACGGGATTATCAAGCTTTGCCGAAGAATCGGAAGCCAACATGAAGTTGTTAGAAGAAATGTATGAAAAGTGGCCCTTTTTCCGTGCAGTGATTCAAAATTTGCAAATTGCACTGACCAAAGCGGACATAACCATCGCGACGGAATACAAGAAATTGGTTCAAGATAAAAAGGTTGCCGATGAAGTTTTTAATGATATCGTAGCAGAATTTAGACGAACCGAAGAAATTGTAAAGAAAATTACGAAAGAGAAATGCCCTGAGCATTCCCCAAATATTGTTGATTGGGTTGAAAGAAGAAGCAGTTATATATGCCCCTTAAACTTTATACAAGTGGAATTGATTAAAGAAATGCGCGAGCATGTGGAAGATGATGATGATCTCTTTACAGATGTCTTGCTTACCATAAGTGGCATTGCAGCAGGAGTTGGTAATACGGGTTGA
- a CDS encoding LL-diaminopimelate aminotransferase: protein MVLINENYLKLPGSYLFSEIARRVNQFKAENADADIIRLGIGDVTRPLSPAIVDAMKAAVDEMGRAESFRGYGPEQGYEFLSEKIIENDYKPLGVELNTDEVFISDGAKTDTANFPDILGVTNIIAVTDPVYPVYVDSNVMAGRTGAFNAKGQFDGIVYLPCTEENGMKPQLPTTKVDMIYLCFPNNPTGMTLTKDELKQWVDYARDNKALILFDAAYEAFIQEENIPRSIYEIEGAREVAVEFRSYSKTAGFTGTRCAYTVVPKEVKAYDSQGNAHSLNSFWLRRQTTKFNGVSYPVQAAAAAIYSEAGQKEIQANIRYYMDNATIIREGLINAGYKVFGGVNAPYIWLKTPDNVSSWDFFDTLLNQANVVGTPGAGFGASGEGYFRLTAFGTRENTEKALERIRTRM from the coding sequence ATGGTATTAATTAACGAGAATTATTTGAAGTTGCCTGGCAGCTACCTTTTTTCGGAGATTGCTCGCAGAGTGAATCAATTCAAAGCAGAGAACGCAGATGCAGATATCATTCGCTTAGGCATTGGTGATGTGACTCGACCCCTTTCACCAGCCATTGTCGACGCAATGAAAGCAGCTGTAGACGAGATGGGTCGTGCTGAATCTTTCAGAGGCTATGGACCAGAGCAAGGCTATGAATTTCTAAGCGAAAAAATTATCGAAAATGATTATAAACCCCTCGGTGTGGAATTGAACACCGATGAAGTCTTTATCAGCGACGGCGCCAAAACAGATACAGCCAACTTCCCTGATATTTTAGGCGTTACTAACATCATTGCCGTAACAGACCCCGTTTATCCTGTCTACGTAGACAGCAATGTTATGGCCGGTCGTACTGGTGCTTTCAATGCCAAAGGTCAATTCGATGGCATTGTCTATCTGCCTTGTACAGAAGAAAACGGCATGAAGCCCCAATTGCCCACAACCAAAGTAGACATGATCTATCTGTGCTTCCCGAACAACCCCACAGGCATGACCTTAACGAAAGATGAGCTGAAGCAATGGGTCGATTACGCGCGAGATAACAAAGCGCTCATTCTCTTTGACGCTGCCTATGAAGCATTTATCCAAGAAGAGAACATTCCTCGCAGCATCTACGAAATTGAAGGGGCTCGCGAAGTTGCTGTAGAGTTCCGCAGCTACTCTAAGACAGCTGGCTTTACAGGCACGCGCTGCGCCTACACCGTTGTACCCAAAGAAGTGAAAGCTTATGATTCACAAGGCAATGCCCACAGCTTGAACAGCTTCTGGCTGAGAAGACAGACAACAAAATTTAATGGTGTATCCTATCCTGTGCAAGCGGCCGCTGCAGCCATTTACTCTGAAGCAGGGCAAAAAGAAATCCAGGCCAACATCCGCTACTACATGGACAATGCTACAATCATTCGAGAAGGCTTGATCAACGCTGGCTACAAAGTCTTTGGCGGTGTCAACGCTCCCTACATCTGGCTGAAAACGCCTGACAATGTAAGCTCTTGGGACTTCTTCGATACGCTTTTGAACCAAGCCAATGTTGTCGGCACACCCGGTGCAGGCTTTGGTGCAAGCGGTGAAGGCTACTTCCGCCTGACAGCCTTTGGTACAAGAGAAAACACGGAAAAGGCGCTAGAAAGAATTCGGACTAGAATGTAA
- a CDS encoding carbonic anhydrase has protein sequence MKKVASTPEESKQRLVEGNKRYVENQLASKNIGEERRKELNEQGQAPFAIIVGCSDSRVPPEIVFDQALGDLFIVRMAGNVVDAVAMASVEYAVEHLQSPLVVVLGHEKCGAVRAAVDTCCTAGESLGDSNMAKLLSLIHPSVQKAQNEGYEETLLYEAATDKNVEAVVEKLMNNETLRPLVEQGKISIVGAKYLLQSGEVVFFE, from the coding sequence ATGAAAAAAGTAGCATCAACACCTGAAGAATCAAAGCAACGGCTCGTAGAAGGAAACAAGCGGTACGTAGAGAACCAGCTTGCAAGTAAAAACATCGGTGAAGAACGTCGGAAAGAACTGAACGAGCAAGGGCAAGCGCCTTTTGCTATCATTGTTGGTTGTTCTGATTCCAGGGTACCACCTGAAATTGTTTTTGATCAAGCCCTAGGCGACCTTTTCATTGTTCGAATGGCTGGCAACGTTGTTGATGCTGTTGCAATGGCTTCTGTGGAATATGCAGTAGAGCATCTACAAAGCCCCCTCGTTGTTGTATTAGGTCATGAAAAGTGTGGCGCTGTCAGAGCGGCTGTTGATACTTGCTGCACCGCAGGGGAAAGTCTCGGAGACAGCAATATGGCAAAACTACTTTCATTGATTCATCCATCAGTTCAAAAAGCGCAGAACGAAGGCTACGAAGAAACTTTACTGTATGAAGCAGCGACCGATAAAAATGTAGAAGCCGTCGTTGAAAAACTTATGAATAACGAAACTCTTCGTCCATTGGTAGAGCAAGGCAAAATATCTATTGTCGGTGCTAAGTATCTTTTACAGTCTGGCGAAGTTGTCTTTTTCGAATAA
- the fdhF gene encoding formate dehydrogenase subunit alpha: METLLLFKKEADIDINNPFFFRDYSLCIKCGKCVKVCSEINGAAMYELVYGPKGREVSHRFNEPDHKDKCTYCGMCINVCPVKAIQEKSSADKKVDKLVKTTCSYCGVGCQLQLKVQDNQVIGVTSDKSSSNKGHLCAKGQFGWEYIHTEKRLTHPLIKKNGTLTKATWDEAFDLIQKRFCEISKHYGSEAIAGLASAKITNEENYLFQKFMRSILKTNHIDHCARLCHAASVVGLQASFGSGAMTNTINEILESDLLFVIGANPTEAHPVIGYRIKEALRKGAKLVVADPRKIELSSYADIFVRQNSGTDIALLNGIAHVIYKEGLWNKEFVANRTEEFESWAKAIEKYCPAYVAEITGIDAEEIVSMARMIGQAKKMMILYAMGITQHIHGTNGVLAIANLAMLTGNIGKRGAGVAPLRGQNNVQGACDMGALPNVYPSYQPINEENRKFFESFWGTSLPAKPGMTLNEITHAVYNGQIKALYIVGENPSLSEPNGKHVKEGFDKIDFLVVQDIFLTETAEQADVVLPAVSFAEKDGTFTNTERKIQRVHRAVSPPGEARADWEIFIELAKRFGQFWSYQSPEDIMNEINQCSPLYREATYDQIEAGTVYWNYPGTQTPILHTEKFVRGKGKFHAVEFISTAAEEPCEDYPLLLTTGRMLHQYHTGTMSRKSKLELLQPEEHILIHPNTVAAYAMENDEIVLVESRRGKIKAKIRCSDKMPEGVVFMTFHYAETPSNILTNDALDPASKTPELKSCAVNIKKIC, encoded by the coding sequence ATGGAAACACTATTGTTATTCAAAAAAGAAGCTGACATAGACATTAACAACCCTTTTTTCTTTCGTGATTACTCTTTGTGTATTAAGTGTGGGAAATGCGTTAAGGTTTGCTCTGAAATTAATGGAGCTGCCATGTATGAACTTGTCTACGGACCAAAAGGCAGAGAAGTTAGCCACCGTTTTAATGAACCCGATCATAAAGACAAGTGCACCTACTGTGGCATGTGTATCAATGTTTGCCCTGTGAAAGCCATTCAAGAAAAATCTTCTGCTGATAAAAAGGTAGATAAATTGGTGAAAACAACCTGCTCTTACTGTGGCGTGGGTTGTCAATTGCAACTGAAAGTTCAAGATAATCAAGTTATCGGCGTTACATCTGACAAATCGAGCTCCAATAAGGGGCATTTATGTGCAAAAGGACAATTCGGATGGGAATATATTCATACTGAAAAGCGCTTAACCCATCCATTGATTAAAAAGAATGGAACCCTTACAAAGGCAACTTGGGACGAAGCTTTCGATCTGATTCAGAAGCGGTTCTGTGAAATCTCAAAGCATTATGGTAGTGAAGCTATTGCAGGCCTTGCTTCTGCGAAAATCACCAATGAAGAGAACTATTTGTTCCAAAAATTCATGCGTTCCATTTTGAAAACGAATCACATCGACCATTGTGCGCGCTTGTGTCATGCTGCTTCCGTCGTAGGCCTGCAAGCGAGCTTTGGCAGTGGGGCTATGACCAACACCATCAATGAAATTCTAGAGTCCGATCTTCTTTTTGTAATTGGTGCCAATCCAACAGAAGCCCATCCTGTCATTGGCTATCGAATCAAAGAAGCCCTTCGCAAAGGTGCCAAGCTGGTTGTGGCCGATCCTCGAAAAATTGAGCTATCTTCTTATGCTGACATTTTTGTACGGCAAAACTCAGGAACAGATATTGCGCTACTCAATGGAATTGCCCATGTAATTTATAAAGAAGGTTTATGGAACAAAGAATTCGTCGCAAATCGAACGGAAGAATTTGAATCATGGGCTAAGGCCATCGAAAAATATTGCCCTGCATATGTAGCGGAAATCACTGGCATCGATGCGGAAGAGATTGTGTCGATGGCCAGAATGATTGGACAAGCCAAAAAGATGATGATTCTTTATGCCATGGGGATTACACAGCATATACATGGAACAAATGGTGTACTCGCCATTGCCAATCTGGCGATGCTGACAGGCAATATTGGCAAAAGAGGTGCAGGCGTAGCTCCCTTGCGCGGACAAAATAACGTACAAGGTGCCTGTGATATGGGTGCTTTGCCCAATGTGTATCCTTCCTATCAACCGATCAATGAAGAAAATAGAAAGTTCTTTGAAAGTTTTTGGGGTACCTCCTTGCCTGCAAAGCCGGGGATGACGCTTAATGAAATTACCCATGCCGTCTATAACGGTCAGATCAAAGCCCTGTATATTGTAGGTGAAAACCCTTCCTTATCCGAGCCCAATGGCAAGCACGTTAAGGAAGGCTTTGATAAGATTGATTTTCTGGTTGTACAAGATATCTTCTTAACAGAAACAGCAGAGCAAGCCGATGTAGTCCTTCCTGCCGTTTCTTTTGCTGAAAAAGATGGTACCTTTACTAATACAGAGCGGAAGATTCAAAGAGTTCATCGCGCCGTTTCTCCACCGGGAGAAGCAAGAGCAGACTGGGAAATCTTCATTGAACTGGCGAAGCGTTTTGGACAATTCTGGTCTTATCAAAGCCCTGAAGATATTATGAATGAGATCAATCAATGCAGCCCTCTTTACCGTGAGGCTACCTATGACCAAATCGAAGCAGGCACCGTGTACTGGAACTACCCGGGTACGCAAACACCAATTCTACATACTGAAAAATTTGTTCGTGGAAAAGGAAAGTTTCATGCTGTGGAATTTATCTCAACAGCAGCAGAAGAGCCTTGTGAAGACTACCCTCTCCTTCTAACAACAGGGCGCATGCTTCATCAATACCACACTGGAACCATGAGCAGAAAGTCAAAGCTAGAGTTGTTGCAGCCAGAAGAACATATCTTGATTCACCCGAATACGGTAGCTGCTTATGCTATGGAAAATGACGAAATCGTCTTGGTAGAATCTCGACGTGGTAAGATTAAAGCCAAGATTCGTTGTAGCGATAAAATGCCGGAAGGCGTTGTTTTTATGACTTTTCATTATGCGGAAACGCCTTCGAACATTTTAACGAATGACGCTCTCGATCCAGCTTCTAAAACTCCGGAGTTAAAAAGTTGTGCTGTGAATATTAAGAAGATTTGTTGA
- a CDS encoding SH3 domain-containing protein → MRWKHVSLGAILAVLLLFLTGCGSGAKEKNSVEVDKSEQIEQTSSLPTTVLYQHKAQVTPATTNVRMGPSITSDKLTLVHSGEIVVIEDVVENDDQEIWFEVILPTGSKGFIRGDLLLLLHEKAFTYDAVHSYSEEESLSN, encoded by the coding sequence ATGCGATGGAAACACGTAAGTCTCGGAGCGATTCTTGCAGTGCTATTACTATTTTTAACAGGATGTGGCTCTGGTGCGAAGGAGAAGAATAGTGTAGAAGTGGACAAGTCTGAACAGATAGAGCAGACATCATCTCTTCCAACGACGGTGCTCTATCAGCATAAAGCCCAGGTCACCCCAGCAACGACCAATGTTCGTATGGGTCCATCTATCACCAGTGATAAATTAACCTTAGTACATAGTGGCGAAATTGTTGTGATTGAAGATGTTGTTGAAAATGATGATCAAGAAATCTGGTTCGAAGTGATTTTGCCTACGGGGAGTAAAGGCTTTATTCGCGGAGATCTGCTCCTATTGTTACATGAAAAAGCATTTACTTACGATGCTGTACATAGTTATAGTGAGGAAGAGTCTTTGAGCAATTAA